The Dioscorea cayenensis subsp. rotundata cultivar TDr96_F1 chromosome 18, TDr96_F1_v2_PseudoChromosome.rev07_lg8_w22 25.fasta, whole genome shotgun sequence genome includes the window AAGAGTAGATAAACAGTGGAATCAACAAGCCATGGAAGTACCATGTGAAAGCAAGTCATTAATTGAGTCCTTCGTACCActgattttaattaattaactttgatTGTATCCTAAGCAATGATCTAGCTGCTAAATAATAagctgttttttttattattatttctctaATTTGGTTGTGAAATTAATTTTGAGGAATGTAATGAAACttttaaaatactaataataataacaataacatttCCTCAATttgtatgaaatatatataatcccAGCAGGTAATCTTCACAAGCTCACACACACCAACTTGTCTTTTCACTTCCTCACTCAATAAATCATGATTTGTTATAACATTTGCCTCTATATTTATAAcacaaaattaaagaattaagaaagtaattaataatatataatgttgaagaagaagaagtgcaGGTAGTAGAGTAGTAAATTAGTAAGATGAAGGGTGGGGTCAACAAGTTGAAAGTAAGCAGTACAAACAATAAATAGAGAGGTTCATAGTTATGGCAGAGACCAAGAAGACAGAATGAAAAGAAGATGATGGGACCTGAGCATGGTGGGGGTTTGCGGCCTTTTATCTATCTTATCAGTTATCATCCCTTCTTTCAATCCACATTAATTCTCATACTACTTAGCACTTCtcaagattaattaattaactctctcatatttctcaacaagaaacaacaccacattatatatatttgtacttATAATTCAATTGTAAGTCTAGAACACTGtcactatataaatataaatattaaaaggaGTGAATATTATTGTGTGATGCGGGGATGATGTTAGCAATGgcagaagagaagagaagagaagagtgAGTGCACGTGTGCTGCTGGCTGAGAGTTTGAAGAAAAATGGGGACCAGGCATGAACAGTACATATATGGAGATGTAGAAActagaaagagagaagaaagattGAAATTTTTGGGGTGCAAGTTCCACATTTTTTGAGCAAAATGAAAATCTCCATTCAGTCATGATCATgtgaattttaattatatagttctatataattaaattccaagaaaacaaagagaacaaagagagagagagagagatagaaagaaaatgagagagagaTCAAGAAGCAGAAGAAGCACCAGGTTGATGATCATCTGAGTTTGGAGCAGTAGCAGCATCAGCAGTAgcaagaagaggaggaggaggagcagaaGAGGAGGAAGCGGCGGttgtggtggcggcggcggcggaggaggaggaagaaggaggAAGGCGTTTCCGCTTCTTCTTCTCGTAAGGGATGCCACGAGCGCGAGCTTGGGTTTCACGGACTTCACGGAGATAGATGCGGACAGCGCGAGCGGCAAAAGGGTTGGATTCAGGACGGCCACCGGATTCCTCGAAAGCAGCACGGAGACGGCCGATGAGAGCGTCGAGAGAACCCCAGGCTTGGCGGAGAGGGCAAGAACAAGGGGCTGGAGGGTTGGGGTTGGAGAAGTAAGGGCAAGAAGAAGAGTGAACCTTAGTTTTGCCGAACTGGTCTAGATATTTGAGGAACTCGATGACATGAGCTCCGCTGCAGCGTGAGAGAGCTAGTGGTGGTTTGTGATTCCTCAAGTATTGCTGGAAAGTGTTccaatctcttcttttttgcGCTTCGTACCTACTtggttgctgttgttgttgctgttgatgttgctgttgctgttgctgttgatgttgtgaagaagaggaagaagaaggaggaggaggaggaggagtagGAAGAGAAGGATCCATggaagagatggagatggagtaCTCAGGGATCTTTTTTCATGgtaagggagagagagagaggggagagaggaaggaggagaaggaggaggttAAAAGGGAAGGGGGTGATGGAGGAGGTGGGGATGGCCCGCCATTGgagatgaagatggagatgtGAGAGCTGGGGATGGGCAGCAGCAACACACACGCTTGTTGAATAGTTAGATGCTGCTGCTTCTACTTGATGAGTTGGAGACTTGGAGTTAGAGTTGGAGATAGACAAAAGGAAAACTCACATTCTTTCTTGCTTACTATTTACCCTCATTCACACATTCATTCAgtcatttgtgtgtgtgtgtgtgtgtgtgttcaatGTTCATAACTTCATATATAaactttgttttataatttattttagtattataatattaaaaaaaaagaggaagaaatttTGACCCTCATTTAAGTAGGGTATTATTTTAGTGATTATATATGGCAAATTGGTGAATTTTATGGGGAATTAATTAGTTGGATTATGGTGTGTTTTTTAATAgtgtttttaaagattttagaattttttttttaattttaatgtttgtttatgttaaattttatgtCTGTGTACTTTTTAGTTAGAGtataatgtgtatatatatgtatatatttgtggaGTTACGGTCAAACTAGAGGTCTTTTGTTGATTTGGTATACCTCATGTGAAACTCCATTTAGTGGTCATATATAAGGACAAGGTTATCATTCAAAGTTGTATTTATGGAATTATGTTTTaaagaataatattaaatttttttactagaaataaattaatgatgTTTTTGATTCGGGGTgacattttaattttgagagaaattaggagtaatttttttataaaagagatGTTTTAGGAAATTCTAAAGTTTAGacttaaaatataagttttattatacatgattaattaaaacttaattatacAATTTGTGAGGTAATGCCAAATACCTAGTGCAGTGAAAGgcatgtgagcatgtataaaaAGAAAGAGGATCAAATCCCCCGTAATTAGACTTGTAGCAACACTATGCAATAGCACAGAAATAATGTAAAACTACGGTTCACTCATTGTTCATTGGTTTCCTTACAAGAGGAGCTATATTTTTCACTTCTCTGTGGTTGTAGGTTGCAGAGCATGAAAATTTTGCCATTGTATggttataatttttgaaatataatattGAGTTCACTTGGCAGCCCATCATTGGCATGCATATTGCATGCTCCATATGGTAAATCCCTACGGTGTCATTAAATTACCATAACTGGTGCACCACTTTCCCTacatatttttttgacaaacttTTTACAGGGCGATGCTTGCTTGTCACCTTtgtactaataaaaataaaataaaataaataaaaaaataataaaatcgtGAGGCAATTTATCTTTAATTGTGTACATATATGTTTAGTCCAATGCAATCCACAAAAATAAGAAAGCTAATAAGAATGAAGTTGATCatgttcacaaaaaaaaaaaaaatttgtttattttattgaatataatTTGTTAATCACAAGAGATTTGTTCTGAAATGTCATCTAAAATccatttttccattttattttgtCGGCCCACTTGAGACTCCGAATATacttatgtttaaaaatatttaacatcatatgaatataattatgtttaaaaatatttaacatcatatatatatataatacaattaaaTGTTGGAGTTGCTAGCAAatactctatttttttgttgggtTGTCATAAAGTTTCCTACTGTAACTAATTTGGACCATATGTTTAAAAGAAACTTAAATTCTACAATGCATAACATACGTTTTCccttttaacaaaaaaaattaataataataataatattacaattataTATTCagacatgtatttttttaaaaaataaaaataaaaaaaaaacaacccatAAAATTGGTTTCAATACCGTACAAGTCTTtgtaattgtgtattttttttcattttaatctttgcaatatttttagatataattaaGTTATCATATTTAGTAGAGTTAGATCATTCTAGTCTGCGGCGTAGATGGGCAAGTGTTCCGCCAAAAAAATATTACAGGAacttaattatacctaaaaatattgcaaggactaaaaaggtaaaaaatacacaattacaTGGATATGTCTGGCACTTATATCcgcaaaattttctttgaagatTAATGTTTGAGAGAATATTTTATAGACTCTTACCAATATTTCAGGGCAACAGTATAGTTAAAACTTAATTCACTTATAaacacatttttaattattagtttatgtTTGGATTGTGACAATGGGAACTCGTTATCTTGGTCACTAATCTTTTCCTCTTTGATGCAAGTAGTTCAATTCAAGGATTGATCATGGAATTGATTTCCAAAAGAAGGATACTAATTTGGGCgaaatatataaagaattaaataattttattaaatttcattaaaaaaaaatcgagGAAACAATTAATCATGGCTCTATATGAATGAATGAGCTTCCAAGGGcacttgagtttatttttttttatttatttttttttaaaaaaaagtggataaaccacatatattaAACCGCAGAAAGAACACACAGGATCCAGGAAACAAAAACAGCAACAAACCCACTAGCTGTGGatcaaaagcaacaaaaatagaacaagaGCAGAAACAAAAAAGGGAACCAAGAGGTCCCCACCGGACAGAAACAAAGATCCGCTATCCAGCGCCCTGATCAGTATGAGCCTCCGGAGGTGGCACACCAGCGAACTCCTCCGTCTGCGAGCCAGCAAACTCCAGGCTGCGCCTGACAATCGATATAGGGCCTTCCAATTTCTCCTGAATGCTCACCGAGGCAGCTGAGAACCAGGATAAGAGCATACGATTAATCTTAAAACATAAACTGTTCACAGGCATCACATTAGCATTAAACATGCAATCATTACGAGTAAGCCAAATGTTCCAAACAATCGCCTTAACCACTAATTCCCCAAAAATTCTAACGCCAGACAAGCGAGAGGTTCTCCAAACACCCCAGACAATGGAAAAAGATCCAGGTGGCTCCGGCAGCCGAAGAGTCCGCCCAAAATATGCCCACACCTGTTGAGCAACCGGACAGAGTAAAAAAAGATGATCAACAGATTCCATGTTCTCATGACAAAGCACGCAGGTAGCAGTAGGTAGGCGGTTGCATCTTCGTTTGGCCAGGTTTTCCAATGTCAGAATTTTGTCCTTCCACGCTAGCCAATTGAAGAGGTTGATCTTCTTTGGGCAGATgctacttgataagtgcttgagtagacatatttttatatatgttttacatgcactgagcatcatttttactatggtttatgtctcatattgtgtatttggtgttcttttatgcatataggttgtgaatgacttgaagagtaaaaaggaagcaaagatgggctataaagacataatgttgggagttcttgttcaattcaaggaccaagacacgagaggagttgataaacatggagatgtgtgccaact containing:
- the LOC120281641 gene encoding protein LIGHT-DEPENDENT SHORT HYPOCOTYLS 5-like — its product is MDPSLPTPPPPPPSSSSSSQHQQQQQQQHQQQQQQQPSRYEAQKRRDWNTFQQYLRNHKPPLALSRCSGAHVIEFLKYLDQFGKTKVHSSSCPYFSNPNPPAPCSCPLRQAWGSLDALIGRLRAAFEESGGRPESNPFAARAVRIYLREVRETQARARGIPYEKKKRKRLPPSSSSSAAAATTTAASSSSAPPPPLLATADAATAPNSDDHQPGASSAS